A genomic region of Corticium candelabrum chromosome 22, ooCorCand1.1, whole genome shotgun sequence contains the following coding sequences:
- the LOC134197056 gene encoding NACHT domain- and WD repeat-containing protein 1-like yields MSTSLPVSDICLDLAIFCGKFADIPCLESKTVRVFVSSTFGDTVEERNRLMRETFPSLRSYCLKVGLEFEVADMRWGVRDDAITGHLTSFICLREIQNCQRVSPGLNFMTFLTNRYGYRPVPAQLTPAHYSMFRDIAAKCEGVKINMLAEWYQLDNNAVPPTYQLQSITSQFPHYNDHTHPDLCSRDQAAWWGVFSLLQQLFWKCADVAVRQGLLTVQEANGYMMSVTEDEIRVGMLEVPSPHSHCVAYFRDLRDISSVINTESTSRYIDTKQNKVDAEAQKLLNQLKQKVVVCLDKNNVQQMSIPWTGSGISLDNNEHIKYLDSFCTKVYDDMKFLIDQHAVQAVTSRSHPNSGLYDEVLRHTWFCVNKCKLFCGQEDVLDAVKTYLCCSHHQRPFVIHGLSGSGKTSIMAKVAVSAKEWLCPGLVTIVRFLGTSPGSATIHCVLQSIVQQICLVFDVSCPSVETLEDFSVLAQYFKTQLLQSLPVSPSCPLLLMLDSVDQLLPTDGAHKMNWLPKMLPANVLVVVSVLSVGYECLSVLHSIMPHPECYLEVCPMSVDSAGSILDVWLVSAGRTLTYDQRSLLLKTYLSCTRPLFLKLLFDQARYWKSDMPSNNLVLPVDVRDAIAKLFEGLEVRHGVVLVQRALGYITAARNGVTQAELEDVLSLDNDVLSDVYQYWNPPDLQMVRLPQLLWKRVRFEIDEYLVERQADGRTVLAWYHRQFIEAATDRYLSNKKDILACHSGLADLFSGKWAKVGKHLHLIQRNLYLESTQRGVAAQPLQFGNKMPNLRKMSEYPRHLIRSGLTFELKKNVLCNFEWLYNKMQTLSLVHVIEDFDEYLHVNCSDNMIGLLRETLLLSSSNLRTDANCLAAQLIGRTHQLSQNFPDLSSLIASAYHWAQSSPIPMLIPQSTCLIAPGGPLKMSLAGHPQRIEKIMLKTDEPVAVSMSRGYNESTLVNVWDLTLGECLHSFVISEKKLAKFTMGPSWVAVGSQNVHVIHLKTGECMRMIECDEEVTSLVALQSSSSDMLVIGHVSGVVAVWNITNGDLFCKLGKHSNQITSLCMLSSSHIAVSGSSDSTIRVWDLQRKRVKFCFQYHRGEITCLAVCESPRGIYTVSGSTDTSLRKWCLQTGKCLAVMEGHTKTVKDVAILPSGSVCMSASLDKTLRLWDLNTGQTVKTLKGHDDGVWCVAVTAGGSMAVSGSKDDLLKVWDTASGECLHTLESHSSWISCVAASQYGKWVVSGSNDKLLKVWDIQKQQTITQIARHFSQPECIAASSKAFYSGAPDGIKVWALDGRCLHSFQSSTSCLASTSDGKYIVSGGMDKQVKIWDVKANCLLQSLQGHNGNITCVLVVGVMAFTGSADGMIKIWRIPQGDRLESLESHEAGIKCVAVSDDAEMVASGSFDKSVRVWSLSNGHLKQCTVFEGHTDIVWCIRVTRDKKKAISGASDKTVRVWSIQDQVCLHVLQHHESVKALAVTADSKHLISGDHSSSNQLRLWNLENGECLLSFEGHSHAVMSIILVDNDRLVVSGSRDGTIKLWAIDGKGHPLATFDAQAQAKHLAHVKASPGTKSQGTIAAATKTGHICILSICMQ; encoded by the exons ATGTCGACGTCTCTACCTGTCTCTGACATTTGCCTGGATCTAGCAATATTTTGCGGCAAATTTGCAGATATACCATGCCTGGAGTCAAAAACAGTGCGAGTTTTCGTCAGCTCTACTTTCGGAG ATACGGTGGAAGAGAGGAACAGACTGATGCGTGAAACGTTTCCTTCCCTGAGGTCCTACTGTCTCAAAGTTGGGCTAGAATTCGAGGTTGCTGATATGCGATGGGGTGTGAGAGACGACGCAATTACCGGCCATTTGACAAGTTTCATCTGCCTCCGGGAAATACAAAATTGTCAGAGAGTGTCTCCTGGCCTTAACTTTATG ACATTTCTTACCAATCGGTATGGTTATCGTCCAGTTCCTGCACAGTTAACTCCTGCTCATTATTCGATGTTTCGTGACATTGCAGCAAAATGTGAAGGAGTAAAGATCAACATGCTAGCTGAGTGGTACCAATTGGATAACAATGCTGTACCACCAACTTACCAGTTACAGTCAATTACGTCACAATTTCCACATTACAATGACCACACTCATCCAGACTTATGTAGTCGTGACCAAGCGGCCTGGTGGGGAGTGTTTAGTCTGCTTCAACAGCTCTTCTGGAAGTGTGCAGATGTAGCAGTAAGGCAAGGCTTGTTAACTGTCCAGGAAGCCAATGGTTATATGATGTCAG TTACTGAAGATGAAATCAGAGTTGGAATGCTGGAAGTACCATCTCCTCATTCTCACTGCGTAGCTTACTTTCGTGACCTTCGAGACATCTCGTCTGTTATCAATACCGAATCCACATCCAGATACATtgacacaaaacaaaacaaagtagATGCGGAAGCACAGAAACTTTTGAACCAACTGAAACAAAAAGTAGTTGTCTGCCTTGATAAAAACAACGTCCAACAGATGAGCATCCCGTGGACTGGTTCTGGCATTAGTCTAGACAACAATGAACACATAAAGTATCTTGACTCATTCTGTACAAAAGTGTATGATGACATGAAATTTCTAATTGATCAGCATGCAGTACAAGCAGTAACTTCTAGGTCTCATCCTAATTCAGGCCTGTATGATGAAGTTCTACGCCACACTTGGTTCTGtgtcaacaaatgtaaacTGTTTTGTGGTCAAGAAGATGTGCTTGATGCTGTGAAAACGTACCTCTGTTGTTCTCATCATCAACGACCATTTGTTATCCATGGTCTGTCAGGCAGTGGCAAAACGTCTATTATGGCTAAAGTGGCAGTTTCTGCTAAGGAGTGGCTGTGCCCTGGTCTTGTCACTATTGTGCGATTCCTTGGGACTTCTCCGGGTTCTGCAACAATACACTGCGTTCTGCAGAGTATCGTTCAACAGATATGTTTGGTCTTTGATGTGTCTTGTCCATCAGTCGAGACTCTAGAAGATTTCAGTGTTCTGGCTCAGTATTTCAAAACCCAGCTGTTACAGTCATTGCCTGTCTCACCTTCTTGTCCACTGCTTCTGATGCTTGATTCTGTAGATCAACTGTTACCAACTGATGGTGCACACAAGATGAATTGGCTTCCAAAAATGCTGCCTGCTAATGTATtagttgttgtgtctgtgctgtctGTTGGGTACGAATGTTTGTCAGTATTGCATTCGATAATGCCTCATCCAGAGTGCTACTTGGAAGTCTGTCCAATGTCAGTTGACTCTGCAGGGAGTATTCTTGATGTTTGGTTGGTATCAGCTGGCAGAACACTCACATACGATCAGCGTAGTCTTCTTCTTAAAACATACTTGTCATGCACTCGCCCTCTCTTTCTCAAGTTGTTGTTTGATCAAGCCCGCTATTGGAAGTCCGATATGCCTTCTAACAATTTGGTTCTACCAGTTGATGTTCGTGATGCGATAGCCAAGCTATTTGAAGGTCTAGAAGTTCGTCATGGTGTGGTGTTAGTGCAACGTGCTCTTGGCTACATTACAGCTGCAAGAAATGGGGTTACACAAGCTGAGCTGGAAGATGTTCTGTCTTTAGACAACGATGTACTGAGCGATGTTTACCAATACTGGAATCCTCCTGACTTGCAAATGGTTCGCCTACCACAGTTGTTGTGGAAACGTGTTAGGTTTGAAATCGATGAGTATTTGGTtgagagacaggcagatggacgcACTGTTCTTGCTTGGTATCATAGACAATTCATTGAAGCAGCCACAGATAGATACCTCAGTAATAAGAAAGATATACTCGCCTGCCACTCAGGGTTGGCAGATCTTTTTAGTGGAAAGTGGGCCAAGGTTGGTAAACATTTGCATCTGATCCAAAGAAATTTGTACCTTGAATCCACACAGAGAGGTGTTGCTGCACAACCACTACAGTTTGGCAATAAAATGCCAAATCTGAGAAAGATGAGTGAATACCCTCGACATCTTATCAGATCTGGTTTGACATTTGAGTTAAAGAAGAATGTTCTTTGTAATTTTGAGTGGCTTTACAACAAGATGCAGACACTGTCTCTGGTTCATGTTATAGAAGACTTTGATGAATATCTTCATGTGAACTGTAGTGATAACATGATTGGCTTGCTACGCGAAACGTTGTTGCTGTCTAGCAGTAATTTGCGTACAGATGCGAATTGTCTTGCTGCACAATTGATTGGTCGAACTCACCAGTTGTCTCAGAATTTTCCAGACCTTTCTTCACTCATTGCAAGTGCATACCATTGGGCCCAGTCATCACCCATACCAATGCTGATTCCTCAGTCCACATGTCTGATCGCTCCAGGAGGTCCTCTCAAAATGTCACTGGCTGGCCACCCACAAAGGATAGAGAAAATCATGTTGAAGACAGATGAACCTGTTGCTGTTTCAATGTCAAGGGGATACAATGAATCCACCCTTGTCAATGTCTGGGACTTGACACTAGGAGAATGCTTGCACTCGTTTGTCATTTCAGAAAAGAAACTTGCAAAATTTACTATGGGTCCCTCGTGGGTTGCTGTAGGATCACAGAACGTTCATGTTATTCACTTGAAGACAGGAGAATGCATGAGAATGATAGAGTGTGATGAAGAAGTAACCTCTCTAGTTGCACTGCAAAGTAGTTCATCAGATATGTTAGTGATAGGTCATGTATCTGGTGTAGTTGCTGTGTGGAATATAACCAATGGTGATTTATTCTGCAAACTTGGAAAACATAGTAATCAGATCACTAGTCTTTGTATGCTCTCGAGTAGTCATATCGCTGTCTCAGGCTCTTCAGACTCTACTATTAGAGTATGGGATTTACAACGTAAACGTGTTAAATTTTGTTTTCAGTATCACCGTGGAGAAATTACATGCTTAGCTGTTTGTGAGTCTCCCAGAGGCATCTACACTGTTTCGGGATCTACGGATACAAGCCTTCGCAAATGGTGTTTGCAAACGGGCAAGTGTTTGGCTGTCATGGAAGGCCACACGAAGACTGTAAAGGATGTTGCAATTTTACCCAGTGGcagtgtctgtatgtctgcttcTCTTGACAAAACACTTCGACTGTGGGATCTCAATACAGGACAAACTGTGAAGACTCTTAAGGGACATGACGATGGAGTGTGGTGTGTTGCAGTGACGGCTGGTGGCTCAATGGCAGTATCTGGGTCAAAGGATGATTTGTTAAAAGTATGGGACACTGCCAGTGGTGAATGTTTACATACCCTGGAAAGTCATTCGTCATGGATTAGTTGTGTTGCTGCATCACAATATGGTAAATGGGTTGTGTCAGGTTCAAATGACAAATTGCTGAAAGTGTGGGATATACAAAAGCAGCAGACAATAACACAGATTGCCCGACATTTTTCTCAGCCAGAATGCATAGCGGCGTCTTCTAAAGCATTTTACTCTGGTGCTCCTGATGGAATTAAGGTGTGGGCATTGGATGGTCGCTGCTTGCATTCTTTTCAGTCTTCCACCAGCTGTCTGGCCTCCACTTCTGATGGAAAATATATTGTTAGTGGAggtatggacaaacaagtaaagaTATGGGATGTTAAGGCTAACTGTTTGTTGCAATCCCTGCAAGGTCATAATGGTAATATCACTTGTGTATTAGTAGTAGGGGTGATGGCTTTTACCGGTTCTGCAGATGGAATGATAAAGATATGGAGAATTCCTCAAGGAGATAGACTTGAATCTCTGGAGAGTCATGAAGCTGGTATTAAATGTGTGGCGGTCTCAGACGATGCAGAGATGGTAGCAAGTGGATCATTTGACAAGAGTGTGAGAGTGTGGTCATTGTCAAATGGACATCTTAAACAATGCACTGTCTTTGAGGGTCACACTGACATTGTTTGGTGTATTAGAGTGACTAGAGACAAGAAAAAGGCCATCTCTGGAGCCAGTGACAAAACAGTTCGAGTGTGGAGCATTCAGGATCAggtgtgtttgcatgtattGCAACACCATGAAAGTGTGAAAGCATTGGCAGTCACTGCCGACAGTAAGCACTTGATTTCTGGGGACCATTCAAGCAGCAATCAACTTCGACTGTGGAATTTAGAAAATGGAGAATGCTTGCTGTCATTTGAGGGACACTCACATGCTGTAATGTCCATAATTCTGGTTGATAATGACAGACTTGTAGTCTCAGGCTCCAGAGATGGCACAATTAAGTTGTGGGCAATCGATGGTAAAGGGCACCCTCTTGCTACCTTTGATGCACAAGCTCAAGCTAAGCATCTAGCTCATGTCAAAGCATCACCTGGAACTAAATCCCAAGGAACGATTGCAGCTGCAACAAAGACTGGTCATATTTGTATTCTCAGCATATGTATGCAGTAA